The Cytobacillus sp. NJ13 sequence GGTATTTTTCACTTCAAAGGTTTCATCGGCAATCTTCGTGTACATCGTGCCTATTAAGCCCGTTTTCCTTCCTGCATCGGCAAGGATCTTCTCTATTAAATGGCTTGTTGTTGTTTTGCCATTAGTGCCTGTTATGCCAATTAAATGAAGCTGCTTGCTCGGCTGTCCATAAAAAGCATCAGCCAGCACGGCCATGGCCCGTTTTGTATTCTTTACCACTATAACCGGGATATCCAAATCCAATTCTTTTTGGGCAATGACAGCTGCTGCACCTTTTTCTGCAGCAGAAGCCGCAAAGTCATGGCCATCAACCGTATACCCCTCAATACAGACAAACAGACTTCCAGGTGTAACTTTCCTGTTATCGTTAACAATCTCTGTGATATCCGGGTTTTCCCCTTTATAAGTCATATAAGGCTGCAAAAATCGCAGCAATTTATGTAATTCCATGTCTACCAATCCTCTCGTGTTAAACAGAACAATCTAATCCTTCTTTAATGCCTCTGGTCATATTCATTTTTAAAATCTCAAACTAACATTCTAAATGATGGCGATATATATTGTACATGATAATTGCTTTTTTAGCTATTTAATATATAGAACCCAAACCCAGAAAGTATGTTGCGGTTTCCTTACAAACAAAAAAATTCAGGCGGCGCAGGATGATGCCGCCCTCAGTTCTATTCTTATTTGTCGTCAAAATACAGCCGGATCGTTGACCCTTCTTTTAGCTTGATGCCAGGCTGAGGCGTTTGCTTGACCACTGTATTTCCTGTGCCGCTCGCATCAATTTTCAGGTTAAGATAGAGCTCACCCAGATCCTTTTTTGTCAGGCCGACCATATCAGGAACTTCTATCATTGGGGAATCCATCCATGTCAGCTCTTTTTCAATTTGATTTTTCCGCGGCTTTACTCCCATGGCCCGCAAGCTGTCCCCCATGATCTCCCCTACAATCGGAGCAGCAACTACGCCGCCAAATTGAATAGTTCCTTTTGGATTATCCACAGCCACATAAACAACAAGCTGCGGATCATCAGCAGGTGCGAATCCTATAAATGATACAATATGGTTATTTTCCAGGTACCGGCCATTTTGCGCTTTTTGTGCAGTCCCAGTTTTACCGCCTACACGGTACCCGTCGACAAATGCCTTTTTTCCTGATCCTTTTGCCACAACTGATTCAAGCGCTTTTCGGATTTCATCTGAAGTTTCTTTTGAGATTATTTTTCTCTTTGCATCAGGTGATTTTTTCATCAATATTTCTCCGGTAGCCGGATTAATAAGCTCTTTGGCTATATAAGGGGTATATAGTGTTCCGCCATTAACGGCAGCCGAAATGGCTGCTGCCTGCTGAATCGGGGTCACGGAAACTCCCTGTCCAAAAGCAGTAGTTGCCTGCTCAACAGGGCCAACCCGATCGAGATTAAAAAGAATTCCCTTCCCTTCGCCCTGCAGGTCGATACCGGTCTTTTCGCCGAACCCAAAGTCGCGGATATATTTAAACAGTTTTTCTTTGCCTAATCTCTCACCCAGCTCTACAAAACCGGGGTTACAGGAATTCTGGACTACTTCCAGATAAGTCTGGCTGCCATGGCCGCCCTTTTTCCAGCATCTTAGTCTTGCACCGCCAACTTCAACAGATCCCGGATCGTGGAAATGATCCTTCTCCAAGTCTACCTTGCCCTCTTCTAATGCAGCTGCCAGAGTGATAATTTTGAATGTGGAACCGGGCTCATATGTACTCCAGATTGGCAGGTTGCGGTTGTAAATTTCCGGGGGTACATTCCTAAAATTCGCAGGGTCAAAATCGGGCCTGCTGGCCATGGCAAGAACTTCTCCGTTATTTGGATTCATGGCAATTGCTATTATTCCATCAGGATTGTATTCAGCCTGAGCAATATCAAGCTCCCTTTCTACTATAGTCTGAATCTTGGAATCAATAGTGAGCTTTAAATCCATTCCATCAACCGGCGGCTTGTAGTCATCCGCCATATCGTTCATCCGTTCACCCTTTGCATTCGCATAAAACTTAACAGATCCTTTTTTTCCTTTTAGTTCTTCATCATAATATAATTCAAGACCCATAAGACCCTGATTATCAATTCCCGAAAACCCTAAAACATGCGAGAGATAATTCCCGAAAGGGTAATGGCGTTTTGAATCTTCTCCAATATATATGCCTTCAATTTCCAGTGCACGGATTTCTTTCGCTTTTTCATGGGAAATTTTTCGGCCTTCAGGGATTTTCACACTTGATGCTCTTTTTGTGATAAGCTGATAAGCTTTTTCTTTTGACATATTCAGCACTGCAGCCAATTTCTCTGCAGCATCAGCAGGATCTTTTATTTGCCTGGGTACAACATAGACAGTTGGGGCACTGACATTCGTAGCCAGCGGAACACCGTTGCGGTCGACGATTTCTCCTCTTTCCGGTTCGAAAGGGATGTCTCTGCTCCAGAGTTCCTTTGCGCCATCTGTAAGCAAATTCCCCAGAAAGAATTGAACATATCCAAGACGCAAATCAATAATAAAAAAAACGAGAATACCAACAAACAACGCTACAGTCAGCCGTTTTCGAACGGTTACATTTGAAACACGCATGTACGGACGAACCTCCTTAGATTATGGCTCGTTCCAATATATGCTTGTACATAAATGAATAGAAC is a genomic window containing:
- a CDS encoding stage V sporulation protein D; translated protein: MRVSNVTVRKRLTVALFVGILVFFIIDLRLGYVQFFLGNLLTDGAKELWSRDIPFEPERGEIVDRNGVPLATNVSAPTVYVVPRQIKDPADAAEKLAAVLNMSKEKAYQLITKRASSVKIPEGRKISHEKAKEIRALEIEGIYIGEDSKRHYPFGNYLSHVLGFSGIDNQGLMGLELYYDEELKGKKGSVKFYANAKGERMNDMADDYKPPVDGMDLKLTIDSKIQTIVERELDIAQAEYNPDGIIAIAMNPNNGEVLAMASRPDFDPANFRNVPPEIYNRNLPIWSTYEPGSTFKIITLAAALEEGKVDLEKDHFHDPGSVEVGGARLRCWKKGGHGSQTYLEVVQNSCNPGFVELGERLGKEKLFKYIRDFGFGEKTGIDLQGEGKGILFNLDRVGPVEQATTAFGQGVSVTPIQQAAAISAAVNGGTLYTPYIAKELINPATGEILMKKSPDAKRKIISKETSDEIRKALESVVAKGSGKKAFVDGYRVGGKTGTAQKAQNGRYLENNHIVSFIGFAPADDPQLVVYVAVDNPKGTIQFGGVVAAPIVGEIMGDSLRAMGVKPRKNQIEKELTWMDSPMIEVPDMVGLTKKDLGELYLNLKIDASGTGNTVVKQTPQPGIKLKEGSTIRLYFDDK